GCGAGCGATGGGCGGACTCTGGCGGTGGCGGCACAACCCGCTGCGCCGTGCGACCGACCTGGTCGAAGCGTGGCTCGCGCTGACGTCCCTGCTGCTGATCCTCCTGGTCGCACCGGTGATCGGCACGCTCGTCGGCGGCCTCGCCCAGGACACCCTGCAGCGCTCCGTCCGGGACCAGATCAGAACCCGGCACCTGGTGACGGCGACCGTCGTCCGCAAGCTGTCCCGCTCCCCGCTGGACACCGACCCCGAGACGTCGTCGGCGCACGACCTGCGCAACCGGGTGATCGCCGACTGGACCGCTCCGGACGGCTCGTTCCACCACGGGCCCACCCTCGTGGAGGGCAAGTCAGCCGACCCGGGCGACCGGTTCGCGATGTGGACGGACGCGCACGGCGCCGTCGTCGCCCGCCCGCTCGACCCGGCGACCGCCACCACCCACGCCGTCCTCGCCGGCATCGGCGCGGCGCTGCTCACCGCGGGCGCGGTCGAGGCCGCCAGGCGACTGCTGGTGTGGCGCATGGTCCGTCGCAGATACGCCCGTTGGGACCAGGAGTGGGAGCGGGCGGGTCCCGACTGGGGCAGGACCGGCGCCGGCAGCTGACCGCACACGGCTCTGGTCAACCCACCGCCCGCGCGCACGCTACGGTGGACCGGCCGACACGCTTTCGGCATCGACCCGCGTACGACGAGGTGGGGGCAGAGCAACGCCATGGCACAGGGCACGGTCCAGGTGACGCACACCGGTACATCGCGGTGGCGGCGCCGCACGGGTGAGTACGCGTCGCTCGCCGCCGCCCTGGAGGCCGCGGCCGAGGGAGACGTGCTCACCGTCGCTCCCGGCACCTATCGGGAGAATCTCGTCATCGAGCGGGCGGTGACGCTGCGCGGCCCCGAGGGCGCTCCAGGCTCCGTCCGGATCGCCCCGCTGGACGGAGTGCCCCTGACGGTGCGCGCCTCCGCGGTCGTCCAGGACCTGCATGTGGAGGGCCAGGACTCGGCCGCCCCCGCGCTGCTCGTCGAAGAGGGCGCCCCGGAGCTGACGGACGTGCGGATCGTCACCCGCTCCGCCGCAGGCATCGAGGTGCGCGGCGGCGCCCGGCCGACCGTGCGGCGCTGCACCGTCGACAACCCGGCCGGGGTCGGCATCGCCGTCCTCGACGGCGGCGGTGGCGTCTTCGAGGAGTGCGAGGTCGTCGCGGCGGGGCAGTCGGGGGTCGCGGTGCGCGGCGGCGGACACCCGCGCCTCGACCGCTGCCGCATCCACCACACCTCCGGCGCGGGCCTGACGGCGACCGGCGAGAACTCCGCCCTGGAGGCGGTGGGGTGCGAGATCTACGAGGTGCGGGGCAGTGGCGTGCAGATCACCGCCCGCGCCACCGCGCACCTCACCGACTGCGCGGTGCACCGCACCACGGCCGACGGCATCACCCTGGACACCGACGCGGTGCTGACGCTCGCCGACTGCCGCATCCATGACATCCCGGAGAACGCGGTGGACCTGCGTTCCCGCTCGGTCCTCACCCTGACCCGCACCACGGTCAGGCAGTTCGGGCGCAACGGCCTGTCGGTGTGGGACCCGGGCACCCGGGTCGACGCCAACCAGTGCGAGATCTTCGACAGCACGGGCGACTACCCGGCCGTCTGGGTCAGTGACGGCGCGACCGCCGTCCTCGACTCCTGCCGGGTGCACGACGTGCCCGACGCCCTGTTCGTGCTCGACCGCGGCTCCCGCGCCGACGTCGTCGACAGCGACCTCTCGCAGGTGCGCAACACGGCGGTGTCGGTGAGCGACGGCGCCACCGCGCAGCTCGACGACTGCCGGATCAGGGACGCGGCGACGGGCGCCTGGTTCCGTGACCACGGCAGCGGCGGCACCCTCAACAACTGCACGCTGGACGGCACCCAGACCGGGGTGATCGTCACCAAGGGCGCCGACCCGACCATCGAGCGGTGCACGGTCGACTCCCCCGCCGAGGCCGGCTTCTACGTGTCGGCGGGCGGGCGCGGGAC
The sequence above is a segment of the Streptomyces griseoviridis genome. Coding sequences within it:
- a CDS encoding right-handed parallel beta-helix repeat-containing protein yields the protein MAQGTVQVTHTGTSRWRRRTGEYASLAAALEAAAEGDVLTVAPGTYRENLVIERAVTLRGPEGAPGSVRIAPLDGVPLTVRASAVVQDLHVEGQDSAAPALLVEEGAPELTDVRIVTRSAAGIEVRGGARPTVRRCTVDNPAGVGIAVLDGGGGVFEECEVVAAGQSGVAVRGGGHPRLDRCRIHHTSGAGLTATGENSALEAVGCEIYEVRGSGVQITARATAHLTDCAVHRTTADGITLDTDAVLTLADCRIHDIPENAVDLRSRSVLTLTRTTVRQFGRNGLSVWDPGTRVDANQCEIFDSTGDYPAVWVSDGATAVLDSCRVHDVPDALFVLDRGSRADVVDSDLSQVRNTAVSVSDGATAQLDDCRIRDAATGAWFRDHGSGGTLNNCTLDGTQTGVIVTKGADPTIERCTVDSPAEAGFYVSAGGRGTFLHCKVTGSGGYGFHVIDGCRTTLRRCRTERCSRGGYEFADIGPDAAPGTGPDVEDCTSDESGGVRPPAAEPVVQTAAQSSGLLGAIPGQRTAEPSVPAVPEEPAQPARTSTAVLGELDALVGLDSVKREVRALTDMIEVGRRRQQAGLKAASVKRHLVFTGSPGTGKTTVARLYGEILRSLGVLEKGHLVEVSRVDLVGEHIGSTAIRTQEAFDRARGGVLFIDEAYALSPEDSGRDFGKEAIDTLVKLMEDHRDAVVVIVAGYTAEMERFLSVNPGVASRFSRTITFSDYGPEELLRIVEQQAEEHEYSLAEGASDALLAYFAQLPKGPAFGNGRTARQTFEAMVERHASRVAQLPEPSTDDLTLLYGEDLPESA
- a CDS encoding Rv1733c family protein — encoded protein: MRAMGGLWRWRHNPLRRATDLVEAWLALTSLLLILLVAPVIGTLVGGLAQDTLQRSVRDQIRTRHLVTATVVRKLSRSPLDTDPETSSAHDLRNRVIADWTAPDGSFHHGPTLVEGKSADPGDRFAMWTDAHGAVVARPLDPATATTHAVLAGIGAALLTAGAVEAARRLLVWRMVRRRYARWDQEWERAGPDWGRTGAGS